A part of Agromyces protaetiae genomic DNA contains:
- a CDS encoding DUF3499 family protein: protein MRRCSRTACPAEAVATLTFDYAESLAVLGPLAFRPEPHGYDLCARHAERTSAPRGWHIVRQTPPGEVVSRA from the coding sequence ATGAGACGTTGTTCGCGAACCGCATGCCCCGCCGAGGCGGTCGCGACGTTGACGTTCGACTACGCCGAGTCGCTCGCCGTCCTCGGGCCGCTCGCCTTCCGTCCCGAGCCGCACGGGTACGATCTCTGCGCGCGGCACGCCGAGCGCACGAGTGCCCCCAGAGGGTGGCACATCGTGCGGCAGACGCCGCCCGGTGAGGTAGTTTCGAGGGCGTGA